The Gloeothece verrucosa PCC 7822 genome contains a region encoding:
- a CDS encoding MOSC domain-containing protein codes for MCHSRVSYLFAKPKSGQPTLPYKKLTLETGVGIVGDAHAAQGSPRQILLVGANTLQDFKLNPGELRENILIDGEIEQFSSGQVLQIGEALIRLTFLCEPCKNLEQVQLGLTKRIKNRRGMLGIVVGGGEINIGDQIVLTSHRFSVFPDNPKERFQEFVKRIPFGKVVTTSDLLLALGLTQAYYRAIGNYIKQTLTNVPSHRLVKADGTLLTKYILNQAELLKAEGVKLNSSLVVESHYYWDKNQFHHQQDIYECH; via the coding sequence ATGTGCCACTCTAGAGTCAGTTACCTATTTGCCAAACCGAAATCGGGGCAGCCGACCTTACCCTATAAAAAGCTAACTCTCGAAACGGGTGTTGGGATAGTGGGCGATGCTCATGCCGCTCAAGGAAGTCCTCGTCAAATTCTGTTAGTCGGGGCTAACACACTACAGGATTTTAAGCTCAACCCAGGTGAGTTAAGAGAAAACATACTCATTGATGGTGAGATTGAGCAGTTTTCATCGGGTCAGGTTTTACAAATTGGAGAAGCGTTAATTCGTTTAACTTTTTTGTGTGAACCCTGTAAGAATTTGGAACAAGTTCAGTTAGGCTTAACTAAACGAATTAAAAACCGAAGAGGTATGCTAGGAATAGTTGTAGGGGGAGGCGAAATCAATATAGGTGATCAAATCGTGTTAACGTCTCATCGTTTTTCGGTTTTTCCTGATAATCCTAAAGAGCGTTTTCAAGAATTTGTTAAAAGAATTCCATTTGGTAAAGTTGTCACCACCTCAGATTTATTGCTGGCTCTGGGTTTAACTCAAGCTTACTACAGAGCGATCGGTAATTACATCAAACAAACACTCACCAATGTGCCGTCTCATCGTCTCGTCAAAGCTGATGGAACACTATTAACCAAATACATTTTGAATCAAGCCGAACTTTTAAAGGCAGAGGGAGTAAAACTTAACTCTTCTCTTGTCGTCGAATCACACTATTACTGGGACAAAAACCAGTTTCATCATCAGCAAGATATATATGAATGCCACTAA
- a CDS encoding ParB/RepB/Spo0J family partition protein, which produces MGRRIGDNLINQQFSQVGVYQELDKANKRVEELTVEIDQLRASGNKQAEEKKVKELRSSLTEQTIIEIKIENLQPNPQQPRQTFSEENLLVLARSLEQDGQQQPILVFQIDATTFLIFDGERRYRAAQKINWQTLQGIILPLLHSTCVSNPVTFRRQAFLANYHRENLNPLDMAEMLVAEIATTEAIEPAEVPNLLNAAITRLSSESQLELLTTLVTASAQQQEKALSDLERLETIKEKEKAVLKVILSLQLNPTSVKTNIFPSLNLFDDLKIAIRQKGLGGHQARVLQQLSAKKLGKTASEALLIRQMVTQEVIEKKLSVAATRNRVTEELTQKLPLEEEKIGKTVQSAIAKIEKMKVEAMKKAELEALEAALKHKLKEIKLSLKSS; this is translated from the coding sequence ATGGGCCGCCGGATAGGAGATAACCTCATCAACCAACAATTTTCTCAAGTAGGGGTTTATCAAGAACTCGATAAAGCTAATAAACGAGTTGAAGAACTCACCGTCGAAATCGACCAATTAAGAGCATCGGGAAATAAACAAGCCGAAGAGAAAAAAGTCAAAGAACTTCGCTCATCTCTTACTGAACAAACAATAATAGAAATCAAGATTGAAAATTTACAACCCAATCCCCAACAGCCTCGTCAAACCTTCAGCGAGGAAAACCTTTTAGTCTTAGCCCGTTCCTTAGAACAAGATGGACAACAACAGCCAATTTTAGTTTTTCAGATCGATGCTACAACTTTTTTAATATTTGATGGTGAACGGCGCTATCGAGCGGCGCAAAAAATTAATTGGCAAACACTTCAAGGAATTATCCTTCCCCTGCTCCATTCCACTTGTGTCTCGAATCCAGTGACATTTCGTCGTCAGGCATTTCTGGCCAATTATCATCGAGAAAACCTAAACCCGTTAGACATGGCAGAGATGTTAGTAGCTGAAATTGCCACTACCGAAGCTATCGAGCCGGCTGAAGTTCCCAACCTACTTAATGCTGCCATCACTAGGCTCTCATCAGAAAGTCAATTAGAGCTTTTAACAACATTAGTTACAGCTTCAGCACAACAACAAGAAAAAGCTTTATCCGATCTAGAACGGCTTGAAACCATTAAAGAAAAAGAAAAAGCCGTTTTAAAAGTTATTCTATCGCTACAACTTAATCCAACATCAGTAAAGACAAATATTTTTCCCTCATTAAATTTGTTTGATGACTTAAAAATAGCTATTAGGCAAAAGGGATTAGGTGGGCATCAGGCAAGAGTATTACAGCAGCTATCGGCTAAAAAACTTGGAAAAACCGCATCTGAAGCCTTATTAATTCGTCAAATGGTAACGCAAGAAGTTATTGAAAAAAAACTGTCCGTCGCGGCCACAAGAAATCGAGTTACAGAAGAATTGACCCAAAAACTCCCTCTCGAAGAAGAAAAAATTGGAAAAACCGTTCAAAGTGCGATCGCCAAAATTGAAAAAATGAAAGTTGAGGCAATGAAAAAAGCCGAGCTTGAAGCTCTTGAAGCCGCGCTAAAACATAAACTAAAAGAAATTAAATTAAGCCTAAAAAGTAGCTAA
- a CDS encoding ParA family protein, whose amino-acid sequence MQQLRLAILSNAGGSGKTTLATHLTYLLSIAKYSVATIDLDPQGSINVFCGLPRPDESQTIAAVLSNDKFSGDWPIVPLWNNKGVKSAYACQGEKILEKTSNELVLHQRGAYLLGDRLDDFPLKQDVIIFDCPATLGPLPTIAITAATHILVPVQVEPKSTAGASKLLEWLYEKFGILRLNPRPKILGFVPNQYDRKIAIHRTLLEQLSPMLSELGIHCFNPIRSSSEFKNACALGLPLQLYRPSHPACKDFNPIIKALKNELNQGEKLWAAG is encoded by the coding sequence ATGCAACAGCTACGTCTAGCGATTCTTTCCAATGCAGGAGGGAGCGGGAAAACCACATTAGCAACCCACTTAACTTATTTGCTATCAATAGCCAAATATTCAGTAGCGACGATCGATCTTGACCCTCAAGGATCTATTAATGTCTTCTGCGGTTTACCCAGACCTGATGAGAGTCAAACCATTGCGGCAGTTTTATCTAACGATAAATTTAGCGGAGACTGGCCAATAGTCCCTCTTTGGAACAATAAAGGAGTAAAGTCAGCTTATGCCTGTCAAGGGGAAAAAATCCTAGAAAAGACAAGTAATGAATTGGTACTCCATCAACGAGGCGCTTACTTACTGGGCGATCGCCTTGACGACTTTCCCTTAAAGCAAGATGTGATTATTTTTGATTGTCCAGCCACTTTGGGTCCACTTCCCACGATTGCGATCACGGCGGCCACACACATTTTAGTTCCCGTACAAGTCGAACCGAAATCCACAGCCGGGGCATCTAAACTTCTCGAATGGCTTTATGAGAAATTTGGGATTTTACGATTAAATCCAAGACCGAAAATTTTAGGATTTGTCCCCAATCAATATGATCGAAAAATAGCTATTCACCGAACACTACTAGAACAGCTAAGTCCAATGTTGTCAGAACTGGGTATTCATTGTTTTAACCCGATTCGTTCTTCATCAGAATTTAAAAATGCTTGTGCCCTTGGACTGCCACTACAACTTTACCGTCCAAGCCATCCTGCTTGTAAAGATTTTAATCCTATTATCAAAGCTTTAAAAAACGAATTAAATCAAGGAGAAAAATTATGGGCCGCCGGATAG
- a CDS encoding J domain-containing protein, which translates to MYTQQQILEIAQLPETCFRYRCHIDNLINFYKWAKNQWTATAVKEFTSEHNLNLRKNSDRARLGWLMAIEYVKCLPPAQPEPSAEPKNSQQPEREQQLEQDHNRVAQVVKVLATAIAYLPPVPPTNGLEQTPPYCILGKPIYFDELVRNYKILAQKWHPDLCSHPEAQERFQLVTAIFKELKTSWFKKYSPLIAACTIGSENLKRARNKTFPFTAESFWQ; encoded by the coding sequence ATGTACACACAGCAACAAATTTTAGAAATAGCGCAGCTTCCAGAAACTTGTTTTCGCTACAGATGCCACATAGACAACCTAATTAACTTTTATAAGTGGGCAAAAAATCAATGGACGGCCACAGCCGTTAAAGAATTCACTAGCGAACATAATTTAAACTTGAGGAAAAACAGCGATCGGGCCAGACTGGGATGGTTGATGGCGATCGAGTATGTCAAATGCCTACCCCCGGCACAACCTGAACCATCGGCTGAACCTAAAAACTCCCAACAGCCAGAGCGGGAGCAACAGTTGGAACAGGATCACAATCGAGTTGCCCAAGTCGTTAAGGTTTTGGCGACGGCGATCGCTTATCTTCCACCAGTACCGCCAACTAATGGACTCGAACAAACGCCGCCTTACTGTATTTTAGGGAAGCCTATTTATTTTGACGAATTAGTGCGGAACTATAAAATATTAGCGCAGAAATGGCATCCCGATTTGTGTTCTCACCCAGAAGCACAAGAGAGATTTCAGTTAGTAACAGCTATATTTAAAGAATTGAAGACTTCCTGGTTCAAAAAATACTCACCGCTTATAGCAGCTTGTACTATCGGAAGCGAAAACCTTAAAAGGGCAAGAAATAAAACATTTCCTTTTACGGCTGAAAGTTTTTGGCAGTAA
- a CDS encoding YcjF family protein: MSKDHSPSSSDSKIDRALNSSIEKSRHQVAFLTSFIKDTGSEVVKRTHSVGQKAASKTYQLIEQATSEAGRAMTAIGNLPLVKNPFVQKLAGVFKLDWLVGMSSSVDLIKASDEVKRLKAKYNEESSFEIAHRIILSKATQASGIGFVSSILPGSAAALLAVDFAATNALQTEMIYEIAAAYNQDLRDQARQGEVLAIFGLALGGRNALKAGLGFMRNIPLAGAMIGASTNATMLYTLGYTACRFYEAKEKELTEEPTTETLKSLQKQSEDYLDVALGQQAIMDQILIYQIRASYPNKNWSDILPELEELKLEPESIKTIEANITSPQPLDVLLEQINPDFALALLAQCRQIALLKDNISPEEDKILQAIAFKIDINDQNQIGEEKNGNE; encoded by the coding sequence ATGAGTAAAGATCATTCTCCCTCTTCATCTGACTCAAAAATCGATCGGGCCCTTAATTCTTCAATAGAGAAATCTCGACATCAAGTCGCATTTTTAACTTCCTTTATTAAGGATACCGGCTCAGAAGTTGTTAAGAGGACTCACTCGGTCGGCCAAAAAGCAGCTTCTAAAACCTATCAGTTGATCGAGCAAGCTACATCCGAGGCGGGACGGGCGATGACGGCTATAGGTAATCTTCCTTTGGTGAAAAATCCCTTTGTACAAAAACTAGCAGGGGTATTTAAGCTAGATTGGCTCGTGGGGATGAGCAGTTCTGTGGATTTAATTAAAGCCTCTGATGAGGTTAAACGGCTCAAAGCCAAGTACAATGAGGAATCGTCCTTTGAGATCGCTCATCGAATCATACTCTCAAAGGCCACTCAAGCCAGTGGGATAGGATTTGTTAGTAGTATTTTGCCGGGTTCTGCTGCTGCACTTTTAGCAGTGGACTTCGCTGCAACTAACGCATTACAAACCGAAATGATCTATGAGATAGCTGCCGCATATAACCAGGATTTACGAGATCAGGCCAGACAGGGAGAGGTTTTAGCCATTTTTGGTCTAGCCCTGGGGGGAAGGAACGCCCTCAAAGCCGGTCTGGGTTTCATGAGGAATATCCCCTTAGCCGGAGCGATGATCGGGGCCAGTACCAATGCCACCATGCTCTACACTTTAGGTTATACAGCCTGTCGCTTTTATGAGGCTAAAGAGAAAGAATTAACGGAAGAACCGACTACCGAAACTTTAAAATCACTGCAAAAACAAAGTGAAGATTATCTCGATGTAGCGCTCGGCCAACAGGCGATTATGGATCAAATATTAATTTATCAGATCCGGGCAAGTTACCCCAATAAAAACTGGTCTGATATTCTACCTGAACTCGAAGAACTCAAATTAGAGCCTGAGTCGATTAAAACCATTGAGGCTAATATTACTTCGCCTCAACCTTTAGACGTTTTATTAGAGCAAATTAACCCGGATTTTGCTTTAGCTTTATTGGCTCAGTGCCGACAAATTGCTCTCCTCAAAGATAATATCTCTCCAGAAGAAGATAAAATCTTACAGGCGATCGCTTTTAAAATAGACATTAATGACCAGAACCAAATAGGTGAAGAAAAAAACGGTAATGAATAA
- a CDS encoding isopenicillin N synthase family dioxygenase → MTCWLDAQSLQLPIIDISPLAGRQGDCTTVVKQLEQACRETGFFYIVGHGIDEKLQQRLEDLSRQFFAQDLATKMQIRMALAGRAWRGYFPVGGELTSGKPDRKEGVYFGSELDADDPRVKANLLLHGKNLFPPLPDFGETVLEYLSVMTGLGHTIMEGIALSLELESSYFYDRYTANPLILFRIFNYPPDEDPHSESWGVGEHTDYGLLTILKQDDSGGLQVKTGGGWISAPPVANSFVCNIGDMLDRLTGGFYRSTPHRVRNPSPSDRLSFPFFFDPNFDAQIQPIPTRQIIQDDLYERWDKASVHQLQGTYGDYILSKVAKVFPDLRQTI, encoded by the coding sequence ATGACTTGTTGGTTAGATGCTCAATCCCTTCAATTGCCGATAATCGATATCAGCCCGTTAGCCGGTCGTCAAGGAGACTGCACGACAGTTGTCAAGCAGTTAGAGCAGGCTTGTCGTGAGACGGGGTTTTTCTATATTGTCGGGCATGGCATCGATGAAAAATTACAGCAACGCCTAGAAGACCTCAGCCGTCAGTTTTTCGCACAAGATCTAGCAACTAAAATGCAGATTCGCATGGCATTAGCCGGTCGAGCGTGGCGTGGTTATTTTCCCGTTGGCGGTGAATTGACTTCGGGAAAACCCGATCGCAAAGAGGGAGTTTATTTCGGCTCCGAACTTGACGCAGATGATCCTAGGGTCAAAGCAAATCTTCTGTTGCATGGAAAAAACCTATTTCCTCCTTTACCGGACTTCGGCGAAACCGTTCTAGAGTATCTAAGTGTCATGACCGGACTCGGTCATACAATTATGGAAGGCATTGCTCTAAGTTTAGAATTGGAATCATCTTATTTTTATGATCGCTATACAGCCAATCCCCTAATCCTGTTTCGGATCTTCAATTATCCCCCCGATGAAGATCCTCACTCCGAGTCTTGGGGCGTGGGTGAACATACAGATTATGGCTTGCTGACTATTCTCAAACAGGATGATTCGGGGGGGCTACAGGTCAAAACCGGAGGGGGTTGGATCTCGGCGCCACCTGTTGCTAACTCATTTGTCTGCAATATCGGTGATATGCTCGATCGTCTCACGGGAGGCTTTTATCGCTCGACACCCCATCGAGTCCGCAATCCATCACCGAGCGATCGTCTTTCTTTTCCCTTCTTCTTCGATCCCAACTTCGATGCTCAAATACAACCGATTCCAACACGACAAATTATCCAAGACGATCTATATGAGCGTTGGGACAAGGCAAGTGTCCATCAGTTGCAGGGGACTTATGGCGATTATATCTTAAGCAAAGTTGCCAAAGTCTTTCCCGATTTGCGGCAAACAATTTAA
- a CDS encoding DUF29 domain-containing protein produces the protein MSSDSDNLYERNFIAWIQSQAELLRKRKFEQLDLDNLIEELECLIHTEQNLIRHHAYRLWYYLLTEKYEGFKDPGVKEWHSGKAGYHHSMLESFLESPQMMEYFKKEYLEIYQHVARNWCCDRGDWEKILLPTEPPISLDKFLEDGNLYWLIEARKEGKEN, from the coding sequence ATGAGTAGTGATAGTGATAACCTGTATGAACGAAATTTTATTGCTTGGATTCAATCCCAAGCTGAACTGTTACGGAAAAGAAAATTTGAACAATTAGATCTAGATAATTTAATTGAAGAACTCGAATGTTTAATTCACACCGAGCAAAACTTAATTAGACATCATGCCTACCGTCTATGGTATTATTTACTAACTGAGAAATATGAAGGTTTTAAAGATCCTGGGGTGAAAGAATGGCATAGCGGAAAAGCCGGTTACCATCATTCAATGTTGGAATCATTTCTAGAATCTCCTCAAATGATGGAGTATTTTAAGAAAGAATACCTAGAAATTTACCAGCACGTTGCCAGAAATTGGTGTTGTGACCGAGGGGATTGGGAAAAAATTTTACTGCCAACGGAACCCCCGATCTCGCTTGATAAGTTTTTGGAGGATGGGAATTTATATTGGTTAATTGAAGCCCGAAAAGAAGGTAAAGAAAATTAA
- a CDS encoding thermonuclease family protein — translation MNKWVTSILLVVLSTNVATVAQNLPTATMVSVGDGDTLRVNQQGQTITIRLGCVDSPEMSQNPYGQQAANRLKQLLPKGKTVNVRRIDRDRYNRTVAEIYLNNKSINLTLVSEGMAVVYPQYLNGCAATKNQLLAAQSAAKQKRLGFWKQNNPIMPWDYRAGKRPVTNTPSTANNNKKCDPSYPDICIPPPPPALDCGQISQRRFRVLAPDPHGFDGDKDGIGCER, via the coding sequence ATGAATAAATGGGTCACAAGTATTTTGTTAGTTGTATTGAGTACAAATGTTGCTACCGTCGCCCAAAACTTACCCACAGCAACAATGGTGAGTGTAGGTGATGGAGATACATTAAGAGTCAATCAACAAGGGCAGACTATTACAATTAGATTAGGATGTGTGGACAGTCCAGAAATGTCACAAAATCCTTACGGACAACAAGCCGCCAATCGATTAAAACAATTATTACCTAAAGGGAAAACTGTGAACGTGCGGCGTATAGACAGAGATCGTTATAATCGAACCGTCGCTGAGATATACCTCAATAATAAATCAATTAATTTAACTTTAGTTAGTGAGGGAATGGCGGTAGTTTACCCGCAGTATCTTAATGGCTGCGCTGCTACAAAGAATCAATTATTGGCGGCTCAAAGTGCCGCTAAACAGAAACGTTTAGGATTTTGGAAGCAAAATAATCCGATTATGCCTTGGGATTATCGAGCCGGTAAAAGACCCGTTACTAATACCCCATCAACTGCTAATAATAACAAGAAGTGCGATCCTTCTTATCCGGATATCTGTATTCCACCACCGCCTCCGGCTCTTGATTGTGGGCAAATTTCGCAACGAAGATTCAGGGTTTTAGCCCCAGATCCTCATGGATTCGATGGTGACAAGGATGGGATTGGATGTGAAAGATAA
- a CDS encoding nuclear transport factor 2 family protein, with protein MATDYWQNTEETQIQIKRIISQGNQGAIEWQWSDTDKKTGKKQLATDAIIFELEGGKIKYWREYIDARA; from the coding sequence ATGGCGACGGACTATTGGCAGAACACAGAAGAAACACAAATTCAAATCAAACGGATCATCAGTCAAGGAAACCAGGGGGCGATTGAGTGGCAGTGGAGCGATACTGACAAAAAAACGGGGAAAAAACAACTCGCAACTGATGCAATAATTTTCGAGTTGGAAGGGGGGAAAATTAAATATTGGCGTGAATACATTGATGCACGAGCGTGA
- a CDS encoding HNH endonuclease, with the protein MARNFTRAQRLLMLRKSGYCCANCGVNLTLDNFAADHRIPYSKGGATQAWNGQALCITCNSQKGDKWEGLSNGDR; encoded by the coding sequence ATGGCGAGAAATTTTACAAGGGCACAGCGCTTATTAATGTTGAGGAAGTCTGGCTATTGCTGTGCTAACTGTGGGGTGAATTTAACTCTTGATAATTTCGCCGCCGATCATCGAATCCCGTATTCAAAAGGGGGCGCGACGCAAGCCTGGAACGGTCAAGCTTTGTGTATTACTTGCAACAGCCAAAAGGGGGATAAGTGGGAGGGGTTGAGTAATGGCGATCGCTAA
- a CDS encoding DEAD/DEAH box helicase translates to MAIANYFSTYHELVLQRILAGLTKLYPHQREALLSIYQKAMRGEMNSIPRQAALILCGVGTGKTLIQALTPFILAPWMSAEKVLFLSDNCTLRSRFIKDFPTTAQGRPIYDQWLLYSLEILPPGVPPPTIVELDANNFESYAFALHSASMLVANRQFLLNLVTRGDIEPTSIGLIVVDEAHFSAAQSYRTIVNYFESSLLTYFTGSKFRSDSQPLPNVHYSQIADLDELGNTVIRYAPDADYEFSLQQAWRMDPPPIKKLTLSEASSKAFVIEENGEEIAYDFETFINRARSDRQWFRQILLADSFCLPVLQKAVEVLLSKRSATGQPHAMIVRALNIAHVHRVAKLLEDNFPVLEGKVGVIHSEHDEYDLAGRASEILQRFYRGDLWVLVHCGMIGVGFDHPWASVSCCLCVLKSLSPAEQEWGRIIRRVPGEAAGKFPNLTHPNWGVIVTHESLGIYSLFQEFLKGKESDAISQTNLIKKTKPALTCPYEAGETVLTINEVGDLKPGDVLQLTAIIEPSSSAPPKFNLAAELGSLTQAAPEIINLEDDVPNDAAMIDSNAHSGLERLPLFYGVDGPDTVYKEQPLPKEAEVKMITERLQEIRTTRTVNVCVEAVLNDHQVQITPTWIDLPQGATVQKSRSLKELEEVSFIEHLGLDWQVWVDNKLVSFAEYKKSVLLQQKGLELNESGDICANGISLKQTMAAAVYETFLKGIEAELANFEVEIPHAGNVIVRPDVAKMNLQNQYGAKVRALVQDIFKQRHLVPDGPSGTSLIKGPVKLLSDAIERVTANGYEADFKNNSQLIHAALFGYIKEKTGRSWSEHNEQQYKEAWQLGWSFIRQLIEQLRWRKRIIVNRPVVVDSEELEF, encoded by the coding sequence ATGGCGATCGCTAATTATTTCAGCACCTATCATGAATTGGTACTCCAAAGGATTCTAGCCGGCTTGACTAAATTATATCCCCATCAACGGGAAGCCTTATTATCGATTTATCAAAAAGCGATGCGAGGGGAGATGAACTCAATACCCCGGCAAGCAGCATTAATTTTATGCGGCGTGGGGACTGGAAAAACACTAATTCAAGCTTTGACTCCCTTTATTCTTGCACCCTGGATGAGTGCCGAAAAAGTGTTATTCCTGAGTGATAACTGTACTCTACGCTCAAGGTTCATCAAAGATTTTCCCACAACTGCTCAAGGTCGTCCCATTTATGACCAATGGCTGCTGTACTCATTAGAAATTTTGCCCCCTGGTGTTCCCCCACCAACAATTGTTGAGTTAGATGCCAATAATTTTGAATCCTATGCTTTTGCTCTACATTCAGCTTCTATGTTGGTAGCTAATCGCCAATTTCTACTCAATTTAGTGACTAGAGGGGATATAGAACCAACAAGTATTGGTTTAATTGTCGTCGATGAAGCTCATTTCAGTGCGGCGCAATCATATCGCACCATCGTTAATTATTTTGAGTCATCACTACTAACCTATTTTACCGGCTCGAAATTCCGCAGCGATTCTCAACCTTTGCCGAACGTTCATTATTCTCAAATAGCAGATTTAGATGAACTGGGAAACACCGTTATTCGTTACGCCCCTGATGCCGACTACGAATTCTCTTTGCAACAGGCGTGGAGGATGGACCCGCCGCCGATTAAAAAACTAACTCTTTCTGAGGCGAGTAGTAAAGCTTTTGTCATCGAGGAAAACGGAGAAGAGATTGCTTATGACTTTGAAACATTCATCAATCGTGCCAGAAGTGATCGCCAATGGTTCAGGCAAATCCTTTTAGCTGACTCGTTTTGTCTCCCTGTTTTACAAAAAGCGGTTGAAGTTTTATTAAGTAAACGATCAGCAACCGGGCAACCCCACGCCATGATAGTTCGGGCACTAAATATCGCTCATGTTCATCGGGTAGCTAAACTCTTAGAAGATAATTTTCCTGTTCTGGAAGGGAAAGTCGGGGTGATCCATAGCGAACATGATGAATATGATTTAGCTGGTCGTGCCAGTGAGATATTACAGAGATTTTACCGGGGCGATCTGTGGGTATTGGTTCACTGCGGAATGATCGGGGTGGGTTTCGATCACCCTTGGGCTTCAGTCTCTTGTTGTCTGTGCGTTTTAAAATCCCTATCACCCGCCGAACAGGAATGGGGGAGAATTATCCGTCGAGTTCCAGGGGAGGCGGCTGGCAAATTTCCCAATCTAACCCATCCCAATTGGGGAGTAATTGTTACTCATGAATCTTTAGGCATTTACTCACTTTTTCAGGAGTTCCTCAAAGGTAAAGAAAGTGACGCGATTTCTCAAACCAATCTAATTAAAAAAACTAAACCAGCATTAACTTGTCCTTACGAAGCGGGAGAAACGGTTCTAACGATTAACGAGGTAGGGGATTTAAAACCTGGGGATGTTCTGCAACTAACGGCAATTATTGAACCGTCTTCTTCTGCTCCTCCTAAATTTAACTTAGCGGCTGAGTTGGGTTCCCTTACACAAGCCGCACCTGAAATTATTAATCTTGAAGATGATGTACCTAATGATGCAGCCATGATTGACTCTAATGCTCATTCTGGGTTGGAGAGACTTCCGTTATTCTATGGAGTTGATGGGCCGGACACAGTATACAAAGAGCAACCTCTACCAAAAGAGGCCGAAGTTAAAATGATCACTGAGCGCTTGCAGGAGATCCGCACGACTCGTACTGTCAATGTTTGTGTCGAGGCGGTGCTAAACGATCATCAAGTGCAGATTACACCGACTTGGATCGATTTACCCCAGGGGGCTACTGTGCAAAAATCTCGTTCGCTCAAAGAATTAGAGGAAGTCTCCTTTATCGAGCATTTAGGGTTAGACTGGCAGGTTTGGGTAGATAATAAATTAGTGTCTTTTGCTGAGTATAAAAAAAGCGTTCTTCTACAACAAAAAGGATTAGAACTCAATGAATCGGGTGATATCTGTGCCAACGGGATATCGCTAAAACAAACAATGGCGGCTGCTGTGTACGAAACTTTCCTCAAAGGTATTGAAGCCGAGTTAGCAAATTTTGAAGTGGAAATTCCTCATGCCGGTAATGTAATCGTTCGTCCTGACGTAGCGAAAATGAATTTACAAAATCAATATGGGGCAAAAGTTAGAGCTTTGGTGCAGGATATATTCAAGCAACGTCATCTAGTCCCAGACGGGCCAAGTGGAACCTCTTTAATTAAAGGACCGGTGAAATTGTTGTCTGACGCTATTGAACGAGTTACCGCTAATGGTTATGAAGCCGATTTTAAGAATAACAGCCAACTGATCCATGCGGCACTGTTTGGTTATATTAAAGAGAAAACAGGTAGAAGTTGGAGCGAACATAACGAGCAACAATATAAAGAAGCTTGGCAGTTGGGTTGGTCATTCATTCGGCAGTTAATAGAGCAACTGCGCTGGCGCAAAAGGATAATAGTTAATAGACCTGTCGTTGTTGACTCCGAAGAATTGGAATTTTAA
- a CDS encoding GFA family protein translates to MSTSNIVKGTCLCGAVSLSTSSLNHHIAACHCNMCRKWGGGALLAVECGSDVSFSGEENIGIYQSSDWAERGFCSKCGTHLFYRLKENHQYYIPAGLFDSSEGFVLEHQVFIDEKPEYYTFANETKNLTGAELLAQFAD, encoded by the coding sequence ATGTCCACTTCAAATATTGTTAAAGGGACTTGTTTGTGCGGAGCAGTCAGTTTATCAACAAGTAGCTTGAATCATCATATAGCGGCCTGTCATTGTAATATGTGTCGTAAATGGGGCGGAGGTGCATTATTAGCTGTTGAGTGCGGTAGTGACGTGAGTTTTAGCGGCGAAGAAAATATCGGGATCTATCAATCATCAGACTGGGCAGAACGAGGTTTTTGTAGTAAATGTGGTACTCACCTATTTTACAGGTTAAAAGAAAATCATCAGTATTACATACCTGCGGGACTTTTCGACTCGTCTGAAGGTTTTGTGTTAGAACATCAAGTATTTATTGATGAAAAACCGGAATATTATACTTTTGCCAATGAAACTAAAAATCTTACTGGAGCCGAATTATTGGCACAGTTTGCCGATTGA